From one Musa acuminata AAA Group cultivar baxijiao chromosome BXJ2-6, Cavendish_Baxijiao_AAA, whole genome shotgun sequence genomic stretch:
- the LOC135613632 gene encoding gibberellin 20 oxidase 2-like: MDSVSPVTLDLNKEEGHCSNGAVVFDTSFLRRQAKIPESFVWPRNERPHPLEELEVPVVDLRGLLEGDEASISRAAEASRAACVRHGFFQVINHKVDAKVSGDALDAAGDFFKLPLSTKLRARRQPGSAWGYVGAHADRFASKLPWKETLTFGYDYGERGDGVVDYFTSKLGEGFEPMGRVYRRYCEAMKELSLSIMELLGISLGVGREYYRQFFEDGSSIMRCNSYPPCQEPELALGTGPHCDPTALTILLQDQVGGLQVFTEGKWQAVRPVRSALVINIGDTFMALSNGRYKSCLHRAVVNSERERLSLAFFVCPRGDRVVRPPRELLLLLEEEAVPRAFPDFTWTELLEFTQTHYRADTTTLQSFARRRFLASSP; encoded by the exons ATGGATTCCGTCTCTCCTGTCACTTTAGACCTCAACAAGGAGGAAGGCCACTGCAGCAACGGTGCCGTCGTCTTCGACACCTCCTTCCTCCGGAGACAAGCTAAGATACCCGAGTCATTCGTCTGGCCTCGCAACGAGAGGCCTCACCCACTGGAGGAGCTCGAGGTGCCCGTCGTCGACCTCCGAGGACTCCTCGAGGGCGACGAGGCCTCCATCAGCCGCGCGGCCGAGGCCAGCCGGGCCGCATGCGTGCGCCACGGATTCTTCCAAGTGATCAACCATAAGGTTGACGCGAAGGTCTCCGGCGACGCCCTTGACGCTGCCGGGGACTTCTTCAAGCTCCCCCTGAGCACCAAACTGAGGGCCCGGAGGCAGCCCGGGAGCGCGTGGGGCTACGTCGGAGCCCACGCCGATCGCTTCGCCTCCAAGCTGCCGTGGAAGGAGACACTCACGTTCGGCTACGACTACGGCGAGCGCGGGGATGGTGTCGTGGACTACTTCACGTCGAAGCTCGGGGAAGGATTCGAGCCGATGGG GAGGGTGTACCGGAGGTACTGTGAGGCCATGAAGGAGCTGTCGCTGTCGATCATGGAGCTGCTGGGGATCAGTCTGGGCGTGGGAAGGGAGTACTACAGGCAGTTCTTCGAGGACGGGAGCTCCATCATGAGGTGCAACAGCTACCCGCCGTGCCAAGAACCAGAGCTGGCGCTGGGGACGGGGCCTCACTGCGATCCCACCGCGCTGACGATTCTGCTGCAAGACCAAGTGGGCGGCCTGCAGGTGTTCACGGAGGGCAAATGGCAGGCCGTTCGCCCCGTCCGGAGCGCGCTGGTCATCAACATCGGCGACACGTTCATG GCATTGTCCAACGGGAGGTACAAGAGCTGCCTCCACCGGGCGGTGGTCAACAGCGAGAGGGAGCGGCTGTCTTTGGCCTTCTTCGTGTGCCCGAGAGGCGACAGGGTGGTTCGGCCGCCAagagagctgctgctgctgctggaggaGGAGGCGGTGCCGAGGGCGTTCCCCGACTTCACTTGGACGGAGCTGCTGGAGTTCACGCAGACCCACTACAGAGCAGACACCACCACGCTCCAAAGCTTCGCCCGCCGCCGGTTCCTCGCCTCCTCACCCTAA